In a single window of the Mesorhizobium shangrilense genome:
- the trpS gene encoding tryptophan--tRNA ligase: MSAFKELVFSGVQPTGNLHLGNYLGAIKKFVALQENNDCIYCVVDLHSLTAQLVHEDLKDQTRAITAAFLASGIDPRKHIVFNQSRVMQHAELAWIFNCVARIGWMNRMTQFKDKAGKDRENASLGLLAYPSLMAADILVYRATHVPVGEDQKQHLELTRDIAQKFNNDFSDRIRELGLGVAMNVGDETVHGFFPITEPVIGGPAARIMSLRDGSKKMSKSDPSDLSRINLTDDADTISKKIKKAKTDPDALPSELDGLAKRPEAENLVGIYAGLAETSKEAVLREFGGQQFSAFKPALADLAVEKLAPIADEMRRIMADTTHVDNVLKDGGQRAGALAEQTMRSVRDIIGLLQD; encoded by the coding sequence ATGTCCGCATTCAAGGAACTGGTCTTTTCCGGCGTCCAGCCGACCGGCAATCTCCATCTCGGCAACTATCTTGGCGCGATCAAAAAATTCGTCGCGCTGCAGGAGAACAATGACTGCATTTATTGCGTGGTCGACCTGCACTCCCTGACCGCCCAGTTGGTCCACGAAGACCTCAAGGACCAGACCCGGGCCATCACTGCGGCCTTCCTGGCGTCAGGCATCGACCCCAGGAAACACATTGTGTTCAACCAGTCGCGGGTCATGCAGCACGCAGAACTCGCATGGATATTCAATTGCGTTGCGCGTATCGGGTGGATGAACCGGATGACGCAGTTCAAGGATAAGGCCGGCAAGGATCGCGAGAACGCCTCGCTCGGCCTGCTTGCCTATCCGAGCCTTATGGCGGCGGACATCCTGGTCTACCGGGCGACCCATGTGCCGGTCGGCGAGGACCAGAAGCAGCACTTGGAACTGACCCGCGACATCGCGCAAAAGTTCAACAACGATTTTTCCGACCGCATCCGGGAACTCGGGCTGGGCGTCGCGATGAACGTCGGCGACGAGACCGTGCACGGATTCTTCCCGATCACGGAGCCGGTGATCGGTGGGCCGGCGGCGCGCATCATGTCGTTGCGCGACGGCTCGAAGAAGATGTCGAAGTCCGATCCCTCGGACCTGTCGCGCATCAACCTGACCGACGACGCCGATACGATCTCGAAAAAGATCAAGAAGGCGAAGACCGATCCGGATGCGCTGCCCTCGGAACTCGACGGCCTTGCCAAGCGGCCGGAAGCGGAGAACCTGGTCGGCATCTATGCCGGCCTTGCCGAAACCTCCAAGGAAGCGGTGCTCCGGGAATTCGGCGGGCAGCAGTTTTCCGCCTTCAAGCCGGCGCTCGCCGACCTGGCGGTGGAGAAGCTGGCGCCGATCGCGGACGAGATGCGCCGCATCATGGCCGACACCACCCATGTGGATAACGTGTTGAAAGACGGTGGACAGCGCGCCGGAGCGCTGGCTGAGCAGACGATGAGGTCCGTTCGCGACATCATCGGCCTGCTGCAGGACTAG
- a CDS encoding DJ-1/PfpI family protein, which produces MAAKKILMLTGEFSEEYEIFVFEQAMQAVGHTVHVVCPDKKAGEVIKTSLHDFEGHQTYTEKPGHDHFASKTFSEVRPEDYDAVYCAGGRGPEYIRIDKRVQAIVRHFHETGKPIFTICHGVQILIAVDGVVRGREVAALQYCEPEVTLAGGIYVDVPPTGAHVDGNLVSAKGWPGLAAFMRECLKVLGTEIRHGELQMTGKAQAA; this is translated from the coding sequence ATGGCTGCCAAGAAGATCCTGATGCTTACCGGCGAGTTCAGCGAGGAGTACGAGATATTCGTCTTCGAGCAGGCGATGCAGGCGGTAGGGCATACGGTTCATGTCGTTTGCCCCGACAAGAAGGCTGGCGAGGTGATCAAGACCTCGCTGCACGACTTTGAAGGCCACCAGACCTACACAGAAAAGCCGGGCCACGACCATTTCGCCAGCAAGACTTTCTCGGAAGTGCGGCCGGAAGACTATGACGCCGTCTACTGCGCCGGCGGCCGGGGGCCCGAATATATCCGCATCGACAAGCGCGTGCAGGCGATCGTCCGCCACTTTCATGAGACCGGCAAGCCGATCTTCACCATCTGCCACGGCGTACAGATCCTGATCGCCGTCGACGGCGTCGTGCGGGGACGCGAAGTGGCCGCGCTGCAATATTGCGAGCCCGAGGTGACCCTGGCCGGCGGCATCTATGTCGACGTTCCGCCGACGGGCGCGCATGTCGACGGCAATCTGGTGTCGGCCAAGGGCTGGCCCGGCCTCGCGGCTTTCATGCGCGAATGCCTGAAGGTGCTTGGCACCGAGATCCGGCACGGAGAGCTGCAGATGACGGGGAAGGCGCAGGCCGCGTAA
- a CDS encoding class I SAM-dependent methyltransferase has product MPDADREFVGSIPELYDSFLVPLIFDAYASDLADRVAALRPHEILETAAGTGALTRAMASRLPADVQIVATDLNQPMLDHAAIRTPTSANVVWRQADALALPFVDQSFDVVACQFGVMFFPDRVAGYQEARRVLRPGAPFLFSAWDRLSENAFVTVIQEALSRMFPDNPPTFMERTPHGYHSGDAIRGDLQAAGFTSIAIDSVRHTARAATPRDAAIGYCQGSPLRAEIEARGPARLEEATQAAADALQKEFGSGPIEGPIRANVVSAVG; this is encoded by the coding sequence ATGCCTGATGCCGACCGTGAATTCGTCGGGTCGATCCCCGAACTCTACGACAGTTTCCTGGTGCCGCTCATCTTCGACGCCTACGCCAGCGATCTCGCCGATCGGGTCGCGGCCCTCCGTCCGCACGAGATACTGGAAACCGCCGCCGGGACCGGCGCGCTGACGCGCGCCATGGCGTCAAGGCTTCCGGCAGACGTGCAGATCGTGGCGACCGACCTCAACCAGCCGATGCTCGACCACGCCGCCATCCGGACGCCGACGAGCGCCAACGTCGTGTGGCGGCAGGCAGACGCGCTTGCCCTGCCCTTCGTGGACCAGAGCTTCGACGTGGTCGCGTGCCAGTTCGGCGTGATGTTCTTTCCCGACAGGGTGGCGGGCTACCAGGAAGCGCGCCGGGTGCTGCGCCCCGGTGCGCCCTTTCTGTTCAGTGCCTGGGACCGCCTGTCCGAGAATGCGTTCGTGACCGTCATCCAGGAGGCGCTCTCCCGGATGTTCCCCGACAACCCGCCGACCTTCATGGAGCGGACGCCGCACGGCTACCACAGCGGCGACGCCATACGCGGCGATCTGCAGGCGGCGGGCTTCACCTCGATCGCCATCGACAGCGTGCGGCATACCGCGCGGGCCGCCACGCCGCGCGACGCGGCAATCGGCTATTGTCAAGGCTCGCCGCTTCGAGCCGAGATCGAGGCGCGGGGACCGGCGCGACTGGAGGAAGCAACGCAGGCGGCAGCCGATGCGCTCCAAAAGGAATTCGGCAGCGGGCCCATAGAGGGCCCGATCCGCGCCAACGTGGTCTCGGCCGTTGGCTAA
- a CDS encoding DUF934 domain-containing protein: protein MTEAKPDTTSDSRLWTPQGFSEDEWTHGESAEALAGNGRVILSLQAFLDLDPELRKSSSERLGVLLLPGDQLDKIVGLLDQLSLVALSFPAFNDGRSFSKAELLRSRYGFTGAVRAVGQVLIDQLPHMLRLGFDEFEVSHPVLIKRLEAGETGGLPLYYQPAAKPAGSPVRGAAYSWRRAL, encoded by the coding sequence ATGACCGAGGCGAAACCAGACACGACATCAGATTCACGCCTGTGGACGCCGCAAGGCTTCAGCGAGGACGAGTGGACCCACGGCGAGAGCGCCGAGGCGCTGGCCGGCAACGGCCGGGTGATCCTTTCGCTGCAGGCCTTTCTCGATCTTGATCCAGAGCTTCGCAAGTCCTCCAGTGAGCGTCTCGGCGTCCTGCTTTTGCCCGGCGATCAGCTCGACAAGATCGTCGGCCTGCTGGATCAGCTTTCGCTGGTGGCGCTGTCGTTCCCGGCCTTCAACGATGGTCGCAGCTTCTCCAAGGCGGAACTGCTGCGCTCGCGGTACGGGTTCACGGGCGCCGTGCGTGCCGTCGGCCAGGTGCTGATCGACCAGCTTCCCCACATGCTGCGTCTCGGCTTCGACGAATTCGAGGTGTCGCACCCGGTTCTGATCAAGCGCTTGGAAGCCGGCGAGACAGGCGGCTTGCCGCTCTACTACCAGCCGGCAGCCAAGCCGGCGGGCTCGCCGGTCAGGGGCGCAGCCTATTCGTGGCGGCGCGCGCTCTAG
- a CDS encoding phosphoadenylyl-sulfate reductase — translation MASKPRPLDAGAEPATARAAALEARHGALSPQAVIAAALEEGFDGGLAAVSSFGADSAVLLHMVAEIDRNLPVIFLDTGKHFGETLDYRDALAADLGLTDIRVVRPDAVALERLDPKGVLHQTDTDGCCGVRKVEPMARGVEPFGAWLTGRKRFQAATRTALPVFETVGPRLRINPLARWTTADLADYMRRHHLRENPLVAYGYLSIGCFPCTRPVKPGEDARSGRWAGDAKTECGIHLPGLDRSLAGATQ, via the coding sequence ATGGCGTCGAAGCCAAGGCCGCTTGACGCGGGCGCGGAGCCCGCGACCGCCCGCGCCGCAGCCCTGGAGGCGCGCCACGGCGCGCTGTCGCCCCAGGCGGTGATCGCGGCGGCGCTGGAGGAGGGTTTTGACGGCGGGCTGGCGGCGGTGTCGTCCTTCGGCGCGGACTCGGCCGTGCTTCTCCACATGGTGGCGGAGATCGACCGCAACCTGCCGGTGATCTTCCTCGACACCGGAAAGCATTTTGGGGAGACGCTCGACTATCGCGACGCCCTTGCGGCCGATCTCGGACTGACCGACATCCGCGTCGTCAGGCCGGACGCAGTCGCGCTGGAACGCCTCGACCCGAAGGGCGTGCTGCACCAGACCGACACCGATGGCTGCTGCGGGGTGCGCAAGGTTGAGCCGATGGCGCGCGGCGTCGAGCCGTTCGGCGCGTGGCTCACCGGGCGCAAGCGCTTCCAGGCCGCGACGCGCACGGCGCTGCCCGTCTTCGAAACCGTCGGACCGAGGCTCCGCATCAACCCGCTCGCCCGCTGGACCACGGCCGACCTCGCCGACTACATGCGCCGGCACCATCTGCGGGAGAACCCGCTGGTGGCCTACGGCTATCTGTCGATCGGCTGCTTCCCGTGCACGCGGCCGGTGAAGCCGGGCGAGGACGCGCGCAGCGGCAGGTGGGCCGGCGACGCCAAGACCGAGTGCGGGATACATCTGCCCGGGCTCGACCGGTCGCTGGCAGGAGCGACGCAATAA
- a CDS encoding nitrite/sulfite reductase: MYRYDEFDHEFVKARVAQFRDQVERRLAGEITEDQFRPLRLMNGVYLQLHAYMLRISIPYGTLSSSQLRMLGHIARTYDKGYGHFTTRQNIQFNWPALSDIPAILDDLASVEMHAIQSSGNCIRNVTADHLAGAAADEAADPRPYAEILRQWSSVHPEFSYLPRKFKIALTGAERDRAAIQTHDIGLHLKRGPDGGLGFTVYVGGGQGRTPIIAKKVREFLPEQDLLSYVTAIMRVYNLYGRRDNKYKARIKILVHETGVEEFTRQVEAEWEELKSTELRLPESDIRAIDRYFAPPDLPARPEGDDIVKQGRLDSRSFGEWLDQNVTTHHNPDYASVTISLKGIGEVPGDATDSQMEAIADIAETYAFDELRVSHEQNLILPHVARADLRKVYDALVEIELATANSNLITDIIACPGLDYCALANARSIPVAQEISTRFASLERQRDIGELKLKISGCINACGHHHVGHIGILGVEKKGAELYQVTLGGSGDENTSIGDIIGRGFGPEEITDAIETIVETYLGLRLNREEKFLDAYRRVGPAPFKEALYGVEAKAA, translated from the coding sequence ATGTACCGCTACGATGAATTCGACCATGAGTTCGTGAAGGCCCGCGTCGCCCAGTTCCGCGACCAGGTGGAGCGCAGGCTGGCCGGCGAGATCACGGAGGACCAGTTCCGACCGCTCAGGCTGATGAACGGCGTCTATCTCCAGCTCCACGCCTACATGCTGCGGATCTCCATCCCCTACGGCACGCTGAGTTCGAGCCAGCTGCGCATGCTGGGCCATATCGCGCGCACCTACGACAAGGGCTACGGCCACTTCACGACCAGGCAGAACATCCAGTTCAACTGGCCCGCTCTCTCCGACATCCCGGCGATCCTCGACGACCTCGCCTCGGTCGAGATGCACGCGATCCAGTCCAGCGGCAACTGCATCCGCAACGTGACGGCCGACCACCTGGCGGGGGCGGCCGCCGACGAGGCAGCCGATCCGCGGCCTTATGCCGAGATCCTGCGGCAATGGTCGTCGGTGCATCCGGAGTTTTCCTACCTGCCGCGCAAGTTCAAGATTGCGCTGACGGGCGCCGAGCGCGACCGCGCGGCGATCCAGACCCACGATATCGGCCTGCATCTCAAGCGCGGGCCGGATGGCGGACTGGGCTTTACGGTCTATGTCGGCGGCGGCCAGGGCCGCACCCCGATCATCGCCAAGAAGGTCAGGGAGTTCCTGCCGGAGCAGGATCTGCTTTCCTACGTGACGGCGATAATGCGGGTGTACAATCTCTACGGACGCCGCGACAACAAGTACAAGGCGCGCATCAAGATCCTGGTCCACGAGACCGGCGTCGAGGAATTCACCCGTCAGGTCGAGGCCGAATGGGAAGAGCTGAAGTCGACGGAGCTGCGGCTACCCGAGAGCGACATCCGCGCCATCGATCGCTACTTCGCGCCGCCCGACCTGCCGGCCCGTCCCGAGGGCGACGACATCGTCAAGCAGGGCCGTCTCGACTCGCGCTCGTTCGGCGAGTGGCTGGATCAGAACGTCACCACGCACCACAATCCCGACTACGCGTCAGTGACGATCTCGCTCAAGGGCATCGGCGAGGTGCCCGGCGACGCGACCGACAGCCAGATGGAGGCCATCGCCGACATCGCCGAAACCTATGCCTTCGATGAACTGCGGGTCAGCCACGAGCAGAACCTGATCCTGCCGCATGTGGCGCGCGCCGATCTCAGGAAGGTCTATGACGCGCTGGTCGAAATCGAGCTGGCGACCGCCAACTCGAACCTCATCACCGATATCATCGCCTGCCCCGGCCTCGACTATTGCGCGCTCGCCAACGCGCGCTCGATTCCGGTCGCGCAGGAGATTTCGACGCGCTTCGCCTCGCTCGAGCGCCAGCGCGACATCGGCGAACTGAAGCTCAAGATCTCCGGCTGCATCAACGCCTGCGGGCACCATCATGTCGGCCACATCGGCATCCTGGGCGTCGAGAAGAAGGGCGCCGAGCTGTATCAGGTCACCCTCGGCGGTTCCGGCGACGAGAACACCTCGATCGGCGACATCATCGGCCGCGGTTTTGGACCGGAAGAGATCACCGACGCCATCGAGACGATCGTGGAGACCTATCTTGGCCTTCGGCTGAACCGGGAGGAAAAATTCCTCGACGCCTATCGGCGGGTCGGTCCGGCTCCCTTCAAGGAGGCGCTCTATGGCGTCGAAGCCAAGGCCGCTTGA
- a CDS encoding DUF2849 domain-containing protein, with protein sequence MKVLTANRLIDGEAVWYAGGQRWSEAIADAEVAGDKAAEEALDAIGKAAFAANQVLDVELIDVEVQDGAIVPNRLRERIRAAGPTIRHDLGKQARPGVTHAA encoded by the coding sequence ATGAAGGTTCTCACCGCCAACCGGCTGATCGACGGCGAAGCCGTCTGGTACGCAGGCGGGCAGCGCTGGTCGGAAGCCATCGCCGACGCCGAGGTGGCCGGCGACAAGGCTGCCGAGGAGGCGCTCGACGCCATCGGCAAGGCCGCCTTCGCCGCGAACCAGGTGCTGGACGTCGAGCTGATCGACGTCGAGGTGCAGGACGGCGCGATCGTACCGAACCGGCTGCGCGAGCGCATCCGCGCCGCCGGCCCCACCATTCGACATGACCTCGGCAAGCAGGCGCGGCCGGGCGTCACCCACGCCGCCTGA
- the cysG gene encoding siroheme synthase CysG translates to MTSTESRLNAFPVFMKVEGCVVVIVGGGDEALAKARLLSQSSAEIRIVAEAPGAELASFAASGGATLVHAAYEPSLLAGARLIFAATGEEALDRTVSEDARKLGIPVNAVDRPELCDFFTPALVNRAPVCVAIGTEGAGPVLAQMIREKIDQLLSPSLGRLATLASSLREAAERLLPKGSQRRGFWNDFFTGAPARALEIGHIEEAREAAAELLLRRTAAQGHVALVGAGPGAEDLLTLRAQRLLMQADVILYDALVPEAVVSMGRRDAERVSVGKRKGCHSKSQDEINALLVSLGRAGRRVVRLKSGDPLVFGRAGEEMQALRDAGISYEVVPGVTAAFAAAADFELPLTLRGVTSSMVFTTGHDLKGGVLPDWAKLAISGATVAVYMGRSVAADVADRLIDAGLSPDTAVAVVENASLGNRRKLHGTLADLPSLQERADLTGPVMTIIGDAVAGADFTHSQPLAARIGASTQVAEVRA, encoded by the coding sequence ATGACCAGTACCGAAAGCAGGCTGAACGCATTTCCCGTCTTCATGAAGGTCGAGGGTTGCGTCGTCGTCATCGTCGGCGGCGGCGACGAGGCGCTGGCCAAGGCGCGGCTGCTGTCACAGTCCAGCGCCGAGATCCGCATCGTTGCGGAAGCCCCCGGCGCTGAGCTGGCGTCCTTTGCGGCATCCGGCGGTGCGACGCTGGTGCATGCCGCCTACGAGCCCTCGCTGCTCGCCGGCGCCAGGCTGATCTTTGCTGCGACTGGCGAGGAGGCGCTCGATCGCACTGTTTCGGAGGATGCCCGCAAGCTGGGCATCCCGGTGAATGCGGTGGACCGACCCGAGCTGTGCGATTTCTTCACGCCCGCATTGGTCAATCGCGCGCCAGTGTGCGTGGCGATCGGCACCGAGGGTGCGGGTCCCGTGCTCGCCCAGATGATCCGCGAGAAGATCGACCAGCTGCTGTCGCCGTCTCTCGGCCGGCTGGCGACGCTGGCAAGCTCGCTGCGCGAGGCGGCCGAGCGGCTGCTTCCCAAGGGTAGTCAGCGCCGCGGCTTCTGGAACGACTTCTTCACTGGCGCGCCGGCGCGTGCGCTGGAGATCGGCCATATCGAGGAGGCGCGCGAAGCCGCCGCCGAGCTGCTGCTGCGGCGCACTGCGGCGCAGGGCCATGTGGCGCTGGTCGGCGCCGGTCCCGGCGCCGAGGACCTGCTGACCCTGCGTGCGCAGCGTCTGCTGATGCAGGCCGACGTCATCCTCTACGACGCGCTGGTGCCGGAGGCCGTGGTCTCGATGGGCCGCCGCGACGCCGAGCGCGTCTCCGTCGGCAAGCGCAAGGGCTGCCATTCCAAGAGCCAGGACGAGATCAACGCGCTGCTCGTCTCTCTCGGGCGCGCGGGCAGGCGCGTCGTGCGCCTGAAGTCGGGCGATCCGCTCGTCTTCGGCCGCGCCGGCGAGGAGATGCAGGCGCTGCGCGACGCGGGCATCTCCTATGAGGTGGTGCCGGGCGTCACCGCCGCCTTCGCGGCCGCCGCCGATTTCGAGCTGCCGCTGACGCTGCGCGGCGTCACCTCCTCGATGGTGTTCACCACCGGCCACGACCTCAAGGGCGGCGTGCTGCCCGACTGGGCGAAGCTCGCCATCTCCGGCGCAACCGTCGCCGTCTACATGGGGCGCTCGGTGGCCGCCGATGTCGCCGACCGTCTGATCGACGCCGGCCTTTCGCCCGACACCGCAGTGGCGGTGGTCGAGAACGCCAGTCTCGGCAACCGGCGCAAGCTGCATGGCACGCTGGCCGACCTGCCTTCGCTGCAAGAGCGGGCCGACCTGACGGGGCCGGTGATGACGATCATCGGCGACGCCGTCGCCGGTGCCGATTTCACCCATTCACAGCCGCTCGCCGCCCGCATCGGTGCGTCGACGCAAGTCGCCGAGGTGCGCGCATGA
- a CDS encoding host attachment family protein — protein MSDIRLKHGIWVVVADGENALFLRNEGDATYPNLSVVKEIHEENPPTRQQGTDRPGRYNDGPTVHRSAVEEVDWHRLAKERFADDLAERLYRMAHRGDFDELVLVAPPLVLGEMRKKLHKEVEDKIVAEVPKTLTNHTVPDIEKLLSAA, from the coding sequence ATGTCCGACATCAGGCTGAAGCACGGGATCTGGGTCGTCGTCGCCGACGGCGAGAACGCGCTCTTCCTTCGAAACGAGGGCGACGCGACCTATCCGAACCTGAGCGTGGTGAAGGAGATCCACGAGGAAAATCCGCCGACGCGGCAGCAGGGCACCGACCGGCCCGGCCGCTACAATGACGGGCCGACCGTGCATCGCAGCGCCGTCGAAGAGGTCGACTGGCATCGCCTGGCCAAGGAACGCTTCGCGGACGATCTCGCCGAGCGGCTGTACCGGATGGCGCACCGCGGCGACTTCGACGAACTGGTGCTGGTCGCCCCGCCCCTGGTGCTCGGCGAGATGCGCAAGAAACTGCACAAGGAGGTGGAGGACAAAATCGTCGCCGAAGTGCCGAAGACCCTAACGAACCATACTGTCCCTGATATCGAGAAGCTCCTGAGCGCAGCGTGA